The proteins below are encoded in one region of Pseudoduganella armeniaca:
- a CDS encoding Hcp family type VI secretion system effector encodes MAIDVYLQIDGIKGESADEKHREWIECTSAVWSVMQPKSATASTGGGHTAERCEHGDVVISKLTDLSSPMLLQTCSAGKTIPKAKFEFMRADGHGERVKYFEIELENVLIGAVVPNIMGGAILTEHVSIKFARVKWKYTQQKVTGGAGGSTTGGCDLSANKVC; translated from the coding sequence ATGGCAATCGATGTCTATCTGCAGATTGATGGTATCAAAGGAGAGTCGGCGGACGAGAAGCACAGGGAGTGGATCGAGTGCACCTCCGCCGTCTGGAGCGTCATGCAGCCGAAGTCGGCTACCGCCTCTACTGGAGGCGGTCACACGGCCGAACGTTGCGAACACGGTGATGTAGTGATTTCAAAGCTGACCGACCTGTCGTCACCGATGTTGCTGCAGACGTGCTCCGCCGGCAAAACCATCCCGAAAGCAAAATTCGAATTCATGCGTGCCGACGGGCACGGCGAGCGCGTCAAATACTTCGAGATCGAACTGGAGAATGTGCTGATCGGCGCGGTCGTGCCAAACATCATGGGTGGTGCCATCCTGACCGAGCACGTAAGTATCAAGTTTGCCAGGGTCAAGTGGAAGTACACCCAACAGAAAGTGACAGGCGGCGCTGGCGGGAGCACAACGGGTGGCTGCGATCTGTCAGCGAACAAGGTGTGCTGA
- a CDS encoding TIR domain-containing protein has translation MDAWTLRQLRALLVNDLLEFIPEGYFSQKVHVGFEHIANAKYLTAEANWGELAGKLAKSLHFDPPITMKPRQVSASEVLMNLGMLTATEAYKNALDGIVKMGNNSKVSSGNAAEVASQLSNEHLPIFRENIRGALAQYMHYLTDGEKAPFLSLLNVEDETKGSKGNINSAIPNDALELEVDVSRRTIVDISKHKFKIAVSFPGEVRALVQNITELLEQELGADSVFYDFNYQSQLARPSIDTLLQSIYRERADLIMVFISDDYQRKDWCGIEFRAIREIVMQRAYQRIMYIRTGEGVVEGVLANDGYIDARRYTPAQISSFAIERLDLLADELRD, from the coding sequence TTGGATGCTTGGACGCTAAGGCAATTACGAGCACTTCTGGTTAATGATTTACTCGAATTCATACCTGAGGGGTATTTTAGCCAGAAAGTGCACGTAGGATTTGAACATATAGCAAACGCCAAGTATCTAACAGCTGAGGCGAATTGGGGCGAGCTGGCGGGAAAATTGGCGAAATCCCTGCACTTTGATCCGCCCATTACGATGAAACCTCGCCAGGTATCAGCTAGCGAAGTTCTAATGAACCTAGGGATGCTGACGGCAACAGAGGCGTATAAGAACGCCCTCGACGGTATAGTAAAAATGGGTAATAATAGCAAGGTGTCTTCAGGTAACGCTGCGGAGGTTGCTAGTCAGTTGTCGAACGAGCATTTGCCCATTTTTCGAGAGAACATCCGCGGTGCTTTGGCGCAATATATGCATTACTTAACCGACGGTGAGAAGGCGCCATTCTTGTCGCTTCTGAATGTGGAGGATGAGACAAAAGGCAGCAAAGGAAACATTAACTCTGCAATACCTAATGACGCGTTAGAACTGGAGGTTGATGTGAGCAGAAGAACTATTGTTGATATTTCTAAGCATAAGTTCAAAATTGCAGTTTCTTTTCCTGGTGAAGTTCGTGCGCTTGTTCAAAATATCACAGAGCTATTAGAGCAAGAGTTGGGTGCCGATAGTGTGTTTTATGATTTCAACTATCAGTCACAGCTCGCAAGGCCATCTATCGATACGTTGCTGCAAAGTATTTATCGAGAGCGTGCTGATCTTATAATGGTTTTCATTTCAGACGATTACCAAAGAAAAGATTGGTGTGGTATCGAATTCCGCGCAATTCGAGAGATAGTGATGCAGAGGGCTTATCAAAGAATTATGTATATTAGAACGGGGGAGGGTGTCGTTGAGGGGGTCCTTGCCAATGATGGTTACATCGATGCTCGAAGGTACACACCTGCACAAATCAGTTCCTTCGCAATAGAGCGTTTAGATTTACTAGCTGATGAGCTCCGCGACTGA
- a CDS encoding amino acid aminotransferase, which produces MTNPSVFSAIEMAPRDPILGITEAFNADTNPAKINLGVGVYYDDNGKVPLLSCVQKAENILIEQPAPRTYLPIEGLAAYDKAVQELVFGADSAVVQERRAITVQAIGGTGALKLGADFLQRFSPASEVFISDPSWENHRALFESAGFKVNNYTYYDPATHGVNFEGMLAALKAMPQGAVVVLHACCHNPTGADLTSQQWDQVIDAVVTRGLIPFLDMAYQGFGAGIAEDGAVVRRFAATGVPLLVSNSFSKSFSLYGERVGALSVVASSADEAARLLSQLKRVVRTNYSNPPVHGGKVVATVLATPELRQLWEDELAAMRVRIKETRDAFVKKLKEKAPQHDFEFVRQQVGMFSYSGLTKEQVAKLREQSIYAVDTGRICVAALNSRNLDIVVDAIAKVL; this is translated from the coding sequence ATGACGAACCCTTCCGTTTTCAGTGCCATCGAGATGGCTCCGCGCGACCCGATCCTGGGTATCACCGAAGCATTTAACGCAGACACCAATCCCGCCAAGATCAACCTGGGCGTCGGTGTCTATTATGACGACAACGGCAAGGTGCCGCTGTTATCTTGCGTACAGAAGGCCGAAAACATTCTGATTGAGCAGCCCGCTCCCCGTACCTACCTGCCCATCGAGGGCCTGGCCGCGTACGACAAGGCGGTGCAAGAGCTGGTATTTGGTGCCGACAGTGCCGTAGTTCAAGAGCGCCGCGCGATCACCGTGCAGGCCATCGGCGGCACCGGCGCGCTGAAGCTGGGCGCCGACTTCCTGCAGCGTTTCTCGCCGGCGTCGGAAGTCTTTATCAGCGACCCGAGCTGGGAAAACCACCGTGCGCTGTTCGAAAGCGCCGGCTTCAAGGTCAACAATTACACTTACTACGATCCGGCCACGCACGGCGTCAACTTCGAAGGCATGCTGGCCGCGCTGAAGGCGATGCCGCAGGGCGCCGTCGTGGTGCTGCACGCGTGCTGCCATAACCCGACCGGCGCCGACCTGACCTCCCAGCAGTGGGACCAGGTCATCGACGCTGTCGTCACGCGCGGCCTGATCCCCTTCCTGGACATGGCCTACCAGGGCTTCGGCGCCGGCATCGCCGAAGACGGCGCCGTGGTGCGCCGCTTCGCCGCCACCGGCGTGCCGCTCCTGGTATCGAACTCGTTCTCGAAGTCGTTCTCGCTGTACGGCGAGCGCGTGGGCGCACTGTCCGTCGTCGCTTCCAGCGCCGATGAAGCGGCCCGCCTGCTGTCGCAGCTCAAGCGCGTGGTGCGCACCAACTATTCGAACCCGCCCGTACACGGCGGCAAGGTCGTCGCGACCGTGCTGGCCACGCCGGAACTGCGCCAGCTGTGGGAGGACGAGCTGGCTGCGATGCGCGTGCGCATCAAGGAAACCCGCGATGCCTTCGTCAAGAAGCTGAAGGAGAAGGCGCCGCAGCACGACTTCGAATTCGTGCGCCAGCAGGTCGGCATGTTCTCGTACTCGGGCCTGACGAAAGAGCAGGTTGCCAAGCTGCGCGAGCAGTCGATCTACGCGGTGGACACGGGGCGCATCTGCGTCGCGGCACTGAACTCGCGCAACCTGGACATCGTGGTTGACGCGATCGCCAAAGTCCTCTAA
- the uvrB gene encoding excinuclease ABC subunit UvrB, which produces MADLSLAGSPEPTVITFPDSPFKLHQPFPPAGDQPTAIEQLCEGIADGLSFQTLLGVTGSGKTYTMANVIARMGRPAIVFAPNKTLAAQLYSEFREFFPQNAVEYFVSYYDYYQPEAYVPQRDLFIEKDSSINEHIEQMRLSCTKSLMERRDVVIVATVSAIYGIGNPNEYHQMILTLRAKDKVSQRDIIARLIQMQYTRNEVDFGRGTFRVRGDTVDIFPAEHAELAVRLEMFDDELDSIQLFDPLTGRVRQKIPRFTVYPGSHYVTPRSTVLRAIESIKAELRDRLEFFRNEGKLIEEQRLEQRTRFDLEMMAEIGFTKGIENYSRHLSGAMPGQPPPTLIDYLPKDALMFMDESHVLIGQLSAMYNGDRSRKTNLVDYGFRLPSALDNRPLKFEEFEAKMRQTIFVSATPADYENAHADQVVEQVVRPTGLVDPQVIVRPARTQVDDLMSEITDRIAKNERVLVTTLTKRMSEQLTEYLSDHGIKVRYLHSDIETVERVEILRDLRIGTFDVVVGINLLREGLDLPEVSLVAILDADKEGFLRSERSLIQTIGRAARNLNGVALLYADQMTDSMKKAIDETERRRAKQIAHNEKHGIVARGVNKVIKDMIDGVYDPNKESTQLQAAQETAKYETMSQKQVSKEIKRLEKLMVDHAKNLEFEKAAQVRDQLHLLKEQLFGAPGADVISITGK; this is translated from the coding sequence ATGGCTGATTTATCACTTGCCGGTAGCCCCGAGCCTACCGTCATCACCTTTCCCGATTCGCCCTTCAAGCTGCACCAGCCCTTCCCGCCCGCCGGCGACCAGCCCACCGCCATTGAGCAGCTGTGCGAGGGCATTGCGGACGGCCTGTCGTTCCAGACCTTGCTGGGCGTGACGGGCTCCGGCAAGACCTACACGATGGCCAACGTGATCGCCCGCATGGGCCGGCCTGCCATCGTGTTCGCGCCGAACAAGACGCTGGCCGCCCAGCTCTACAGCGAGTTCCGCGAGTTCTTCCCGCAGAACGCCGTCGAGTACTTCGTTTCGTACTACGACTACTACCAGCCGGAAGCCTACGTGCCGCAGCGCGACCTGTTCATCGAAAAGGACTCCTCGATCAACGAGCATATCGAGCAGATGCGGCTGTCGTGCACCAAGTCGCTGATGGAGCGGCGCGACGTCGTCATCGTGGCCACGGTCTCGGCCATCTACGGTATCGGTAACCCGAACGAATACCACCAGATGATCCTGACCCTGCGCGCCAAGGACAAGGTCAGCCAGCGCGACATCATCGCCCGCCTGATCCAGATGCAGTACACCCGCAACGAAGTGGACTTCGGCCGCGGCACGTTCCGCGTGCGCGGCGACACCGTCGACATCTTCCCGGCCGAACACGCCGAGCTGGCCGTGCGCCTGGAGATGTTCGACGACGAGCTGGACTCGATCCAGCTGTTCGACCCGCTGACCGGCCGGGTGCGCCAGAAGATCCCCCGCTTCACCGTCTACCCCGGCTCGCACTACGTCACGCCCCGCTCGACGGTGCTGCGCGCCATCGAGAGCATCAAGGCCGAGCTGCGCGACCGGCTGGAATTCTTCCGCAACGAGGGCAAGCTGATCGAGGAACAGCGCCTCGAGCAGCGCACCCGCTTCGACCTGGAGATGATGGCGGAAATCGGCTTCACGAAGGGCATCGAGAACTACTCGCGCCACCTGTCCGGCGCCATGCCGGGGCAGCCGCCGCCAACCCTGATCGACTATCTGCCGAAGGACGCGCTGATGTTCATGGACGAGTCGCACGTGCTGATCGGCCAGCTCTCGGCGATGTACAACGGCGACCGCTCGCGCAAGACCAACCTGGTCGACTACGGCTTCCGCCTGCCGTCCGCGCTGGACAACCGGCCGCTGAAGTTCGAGGAATTCGAGGCCAAGATGCGCCAGACGATCTTCGTCTCGGCCACGCCGGCGGACTACGAGAACGCGCATGCCGACCAGGTGGTCGAGCAGGTCGTGCGTCCCACTGGCCTGGTCGATCCGCAGGTCATCGTGCGCCCGGCCCGCACCCAGGTGGACGACCTGATGTCCGAGATCACCGATCGCATCGCCAAGAACGAGCGCGTGCTGGTGACCACGCTGACCAAGCGCATGTCCGAGCAGCTGACGGAATACCTGTCGGACCACGGCATCAAGGTGCGCTACCTGCACAGCGACATCGAGACGGTGGAGCGGGTGGAAATCCTGCGCGACCTGCGCATCGGCACGTTCGACGTCGTGGTCGGCATCAACCTCCTGCGCGAGGGCCTCGACTTGCCGGAGGTGTCGCTGGTGGCGATCCTGGACGCCGACAAGGAAGGCTTCCTGCGTTCCGAGCGTTCGCTGATCCAGACCATCGGCCGCGCCGCCCGTAACCTGAACGGTGTCGCGCTGCTGTACGCGGACCAGATGACGGATTCGATGAAGAAGGCCATCGACGAGACCGAGCGCCGGCGCGCCAAGCAGATCGCGCACAACGAGAAGCACGGCATCGTCGCGCGTGGCGTCAACAAGGTCATCAAGGACATGATCGACGGCGTCTACGATCCGAACAAGGAATCGACGCAGCTGCAGGCCGCGCAGGAAACGGCCAAGTACGAAACGATGAGCCAGAAGCAGGTGTCGAAGGAGATCAAGCGCCTGGAAAAACTGATGGTCGACCATGCCAAGAACCTGGAGTTCGAGAAGGCCGCGCAGGTGCGCGACCAGCTGCACCTGCTGAAGGAGCAGCTGTTCGGGGCGCCTGGGGCGGATGTGATTTCGATCACGGGCAAGTAA
- a CDS encoding cupin domain-containing protein, translating into MSQTKLKDVADALPTFWKSGIVAQAGNSNIKVLKMDGQSYPAETHDYAEALIVLDGKMFLTVEGEPVEVPAGEMYLMHAGVAHAVAPGSHGTLMIIDPAVV; encoded by the coding sequence ATGTCACAAACCAAGCTGAAAGACGTCGCTGACGCGCTGCCCACGTTCTGGAAGTCCGGCATCGTGGCGCAGGCGGGGAACAGCAACATCAAGGTTCTCAAGATGGATGGGCAGAGCTATCCAGCGGAGACGCACGACTATGCGGAAGCGCTCATTGTGCTCGACGGGAAGATGTTCCTGACCGTGGAAGGTGAGCCGGTCGAGGTGCCGGCGGGAGAAATGTACCTCATGCATGCCGGCGTCGCGCATGCGGTTGCCCCGGGCAGCCACGGCACCCTGATGATCATCGACCCGGCCGTGGTCTAA
- a CDS encoding lysozyme inhibitor LprI family protein, producing the protein MIKRLLHILMAGLVASSTLAAAQEYRCNRAGIQPELEACAADDFKKADKELNATWQALLRKEAEDKVFTAKLRTAQKAWLAFRDAELEAHFACDSDNSRVCWGSMEGMSYLMRKRDLTQQRTKMLKDMLERGHGHYQ; encoded by the coding sequence ATGATCAAGCGACTATTGCACATCCTGATGGCCGGCCTCGTGGCATCCTCTACGCTTGCGGCAGCCCAGGAATACCGTTGCAACCGCGCCGGCATCCAGCCCGAGCTGGAAGCCTGCGCGGCCGACGATTTCAAGAAGGCCGACAAGGAACTGAACGCCACGTGGCAGGCGCTGCTGCGCAAGGAAGCGGAAGACAAGGTCTTCACCGCCAAGCTGCGCACGGCCCAGAAGGCCTGGCTGGCGTTCCGCGACGCCGAACTGGAAGCACACTTCGCCTGCGACAGCGACAACAGCCGGGTGTGCTGGGGCTCGATGGAAGGAATGTCCTACCTGATGCGCAAGAGGGACTTGACGCAGCAGCGCACGAAAATGCTGAAGGACATGCTCGAGCGTGGGCATGGGCATTACCAGTAG
- a CDS encoding MarC family protein: protein MTENFFQTFILLLLVTDPFGNVPLFATALAPVAPTKRPRIVVRECFIAFIVLLTFMFFGRHFLQALSLSEVSLRIAGSVILLLIAIRMVFPHPDGVLGKTDGGEPFIVPLAIPALAGPSALATVLLFSRESAGEVAIHVAALAAVVVVWLAVFLGAEKLQKVLGTQVMTAFERLMGLILAAMSVEMLLGGVREFVKTL from the coding sequence ATGACCGAAAACTTCTTCCAGACCTTCATCCTGCTGCTGCTCGTGACCGACCCGTTCGGCAACGTGCCGCTGTTCGCCACCGCCCTGGCCCCGGTGGCGCCGACCAAGCGGCCGCGAATCGTCGTGCGCGAGTGCTTCATCGCCTTCATCGTGCTGCTGACGTTCATGTTCTTCGGCCGCCACTTCCTGCAGGCGCTGTCGCTGTCGGAAGTGTCGCTGCGCATCGCCGGCAGCGTGATCCTGCTCTTGATCGCGATCCGCATGGTGTTCCCGCATCCGGACGGGGTGCTGGGCAAGACCGACGGCGGCGAACCGTTCATCGTGCCGCTGGCGATTCCCGCGCTGGCCGGTCCCTCCGCCCTGGCCACCGTGCTGCTGTTCTCGCGCGAGAGCGCAGGGGAGGTGGCGATCCACGTGGCGGCGCTGGCCGCTGTCGTCGTCGTCTGGCTGGCCGTGTTCCTGGGGGCCGAGAAGCTGCAGAAGGTGCTGGGCACGCAGGTGATGACGGCGTTCGAGCGCCTGATGGGATTGATCCTGGCGGCGATGTCGGTGGAGATGCTGTTGGGTGGGGTTCGGGAGTTTGTCAAGACTCTGTAG
- a CDS encoding phosphoribosyltransferase: protein MNAPQSNEKHLWVSWDEYHRLIERLALKVYESGWKFDMVLCLARGGVRPGDVFSRIFDVPLAILSTSSYREDKGTVQGDLDIAKYMTMTKGPLKGKILLVDDLADSGVTLTKVVKHLQDNFEGVTEVKSAVIWTKGCSAFKPDYHMEELPHNPWIHQPFEDYDGIRPHQLAAWIKKGETQS from the coding sequence ATGAACGCCCCTCAATCCAACGAAAAGCACCTGTGGGTGTCCTGGGATGAATACCACCGCCTGATCGAGCGCCTGGCGCTGAAGGTGTACGAATCGGGCTGGAAATTCGACATGGTGCTGTGCCTGGCGCGCGGCGGCGTGCGCCCAGGCGACGTGTTCTCGCGCATCTTCGACGTGCCGCTGGCGATCCTGTCGACCAGCTCCTACCGCGAAGACAAGGGCACCGTGCAGGGCGACCTGGACATCGCCAAGTACATGACGATGACCAAGGGTCCGCTGAAAGGCAAGATCCTGTTGGTCGACGACCTGGCCGATTCGGGCGTCACCCTGACCAAGGTCGTCAAGCACCTGCAGGACAATTTCGAAGGCGTGACGGAAGTGAAGTCCGCGGTGATCTGGACCAAGGGCTGCTCGGCCTTCAAGCCGGACTACCACATGGAAGAACTGCCGCACAATCCATGGATCCACCAGCCGTTCGAGGACTACGACGGCATCCGCCCGCACCAGCTGGCGGCCTGGATCAAAAAGGGCGAAACCCAGTCGTGA